Sequence from the Clostridium saccharobutylicum DSM 13864 genome:
TCATTTAAATATTGCAATTTTAAACGAATCTTCCTTATATGCTCTATAAATATATACAAAAATTATGGCAGTAATAACTACTAGTGTCCCTATCAATGAATATTTTTTAATCAATAGATGATATTTCTGAAAATCAACTCCAAAAACTCTTCCTAATGAAATAAATGTAGTCGTCCATATTAAAGCTCCCATGTATGCGTTGGCTGCAAATTTCTTATAAGATAACTTGCTTATTCCTGAAAAATAACCAGTGACATGCCTTATTCCTGGAATAAAATAGGCCATTACCAACAACTTATTACCATATCTATCAAACCACGTTGATATCTTATCCAGCCTACTCTTATCCATATGAATATAACGACCATATTTTTCAATAAACTTTACTTCTAATACTCTACCTAAAAAATAAGATACAGTAATTCCTATTCCAACTCAAATAGTAGCAATTAATATGCTAAATATGAAATTCATCTTTCCTTCATAAATAACATATCCACAATATGTCATAATAGCTTCACCTGGTAAAGGAAATGCTATCAATTCTAATATTAAAGCTACCATTAATACAATATATCCATAATTATTAAATAATTCTACTATAAGTCCCAATTTTTTCACCTCGCATATAACAAGTATACCCTTTAACATCTTGTTCAATACATAAAATTATTATTTATTAGCACCTATATTTTATCTTATATTCATAATATATTATTTTCTATATTTCTTCATACAATTTTCCTAATCCAAATCTAAATACCAGCTTCCTTTCAACTGCCTCATATAAACTTTCAACTTTATTTCTTAATTTCAAATTATAAACATAACTTACTCCAAAAGCAATTATATATGCTCCTATAACATCCATTGGATAATGATGTCCTACATATACTCTTGAAAAGCCAACCATTACTGACAATACAGTTAACAAAAAACTTATTACCTTATTGTACCTTGTAAGTCCTAACGCTATACTCATTGTTCCTATTGAATGATCGCTTGGAAATGATGCATCTTTTACATGGGGATATAATAGATTCACCTTATTATTTACAAATGGTCTATCGACATAATATATATTTCCGATAAGAAAACTTGAAATTAAATTTATTGATGTTAGAATAAAAGTACTTACAGCTATTTTTCTATAATCAGACTTTTTCTGTATAGCTCCCAAAATAAATACTATGGCAAGAGCTGCTATAAATATATATAATGCATCCTTTGAAAAGAAAATCATTATTTTATCTAAAATACTATTTTTATTAGCCAGATTATTTATTAACCTAAAAAATTCTATGTTCATCTTAAAAACCCTTTCTATAAAACATATTTATTTCTCTCCAACTTATTAACATTAATTTAAGGTGTATTTTAGTTCCTTAAAAGTGTTGGATGATGTTTTATATTATTCACCCTTAAGATTAAAATTAGCTTAAAAAATACTTATATTTATATTAAGAAACTTTATATATGAATAAACAGTTATTTTAATAATTATATTTTACTTTAAATTGTTATTTTTTATATTTAAACCAACAATTATTTTTGTTCCTTTACCTTCTTCACTTTCTAAATTTATAGTTCCATTATGCATATCAATTATCCATTTAGCTATAGAAAGACCAAGCCCAGTTCCACCTTTTTCTTTTGATCTAGATTTATCTACAATATAAAATCTATCAAATATATTTTCAACTTCATCTTCAGGTATCCCAATTCCTGTATCACTAACAGTTATTTCTACCATTGTTCCTTTTACTTCAGAACTTATATCTATATTTCCATTCTTAGGAGTAAATTTCAAACTATTATCAATGAATACTCTTAGCATTTGCTTTATCATGTTATAATCCGCAACAATTCTAACAAATTCATTTTTTTTGTTAGATATTAAATGACCTTCTTCTATCATTTCTGTCTCTTTAACTACTTCATCAATTAATTCATTAAGTAAAAATTCCTTTTTTTCTATGAGTTGAGTTCCACTATCTCCTCTTGCAAGAAACAATAACTTTTCAACCAAATTAGCCATATTAGATGCTTCTAATTTAATTGCATAAATTGATTTTTCTAAAGCTTTCCTATCATCTTTTCCCCATCTATCTAAAAGATTAGCATATCCTTGAATAACAGTAATAGGTGTTCTAAGTTCATGAGATGCATCTGACACAAACTGTACCTGCCTATTAAATGAAGCTTGAAGCCTATCTATCATATTATTAAATGTACTTGCAAGCCTCTTAAGTTCATCATTCGGTCCTTTAATATCTATTCGTTCTTTTAAATTATTAATACTTATATTTTCAGCTGTTTCAATTATATTATCAATAGGTTTTAACATTCTTTTACTTACCATATATCCCAATATTATAGACACAATTATACCTATAAAATCAGCTATAGCCATTACTGCAAATAATATTTTCATAAAATCATATTCATTACCCATATCTTTTACTATTTGAAAAAATACAATCCCATATGCTTTACTTTCAAATCTAACATTTTTATATACTAAATGCTTTTCTTTATCTTCAATATGTTTTTCTTTATTCTGTGAACTTTTTGCATTTAATTGAAATTCTTCAACATCATACGGAAACTTTTTTGTAGAATTCAGTACTTTACCATCTTGCTGAATTATTCTTATTGATATATTTTCTTTAAAAGGAATCTCTAAAAATAATTCACTATCAGATAAATCTATTTTTTCATTCTGCAAAGTTACCTTATTTAACACTATAGTTTGTATATCTTCTATTTCTTTATCCGCTTGCCTATATAAATGATATTTTACTCCATATAAGATTGAAGCATTTAGTAATAGTAATACTACACAAAACATAAATGCATAAACTATAGTAAGTTTTATTGAAATTTTTGCGTTCTTAACTATCTTAAAATTCATATTCATTCACCTTTAATGATATACCCTACACCTCTTATGGTAGTTATAGCTTTATCTTCAAATCCATCATCAATTTTACTTCTTAGATATCTAATAAATACATCCACTATATTGGTATCTCCTACATAATCATATCCCCAAACTTTTTCAATTAATTGTTCCCTTGTAAGTACAATATTTTTATTTATCAATAAAACTTTTAGAAGATCATATTCTTTTTTAGTAAGTTCAATTTCCTTACCATCTCTCCATACTTGATGTATTTTATTATCCATTAAAATATCTTTTACTTTAATCTCATCCAATACATTTTTTTGTGTCTTTTCCCTTGTATATACTCTTATCCTTGCTAGTAATTCTTCTATTGCAAAAGGTTTGGTTAAATAATCATTAGCACCAGCATCAAGCCCTAAAACTTTATCTGGTACATCACTTTTAGCTGTTAGCATTATAATTGGCACATCAGAAAATTGCCTTATTCTTCTACAAACCTCTATTCCATTTAAACTTGGTATCATAATGTCAATAAGTATTAAACTATAATCCGAATTCTCTGCTTTTCTCAAAGCATCTCTTCCATCATATGCTACATCAACCTCATACCCTTCATGAGTAAGCTCCATCTCAATAAACATCGACATCTGTTTTTCATCTTCTACTAAAAGAATTTTAAAATCTTTCAAATTACCACCTCCATAAGAAAATAGTGAGCTATTAGCCCACTATTTAGTACTACTATAATATATACTATTTTAAAAATTTTTGCTATGTTTATCCTTAATTATAAATCATTCATGATACATTTTTCTATTTTTTAATTATATACCTTATATTTTTATTTTTTCAAAATGCCGTGAATATATGCTACTTCAATTTCAATAAATAAAATTAATTCAAAATAAAATAACATAAATATTATTCCTGTGGATGATTCTAATTTATAATATAATTCATTACAATTTTTATGTTAATTGATTATTTATACAGTTTATTTCTATCTTTTGCACCTTCAAGCTTGTACTTACTATGTATCTTTATTTATATATTTTTTAATTTGATTATGGTTGGTAATTTATAACTTATTAAAAGTGTTATTTATATATTTTTATTTCATGCAATTTTTCATTTTAATAGAATCAAATTTTTCTTACTTCTAATTCTTAAATATATAGATAAGAAAAAATTATTTACTAAAATCTCAATTTTAATGAAGAAATACACCTTACTTAAATTTTTTAACAAGGTTTAAAGCCACATCTGTAGTATTAATATCTACTTTTAATTGTTCTTGCATGTTATAAGCATGATAATATCCCTTTTCCATCATATAATTTGAAATCTTATCGTGAGTAACAATGGCATCCTCTAATTGTTTTCTCAATACTAACCTTACTTCTGG
This genomic interval carries:
- a CDS encoding undecaprenyl-diphosphatase; its protein translation is MNIEFFRLINNLANKNSILDKIMIFFSKDALYIFIAALAIVFILGAIQKKSDYRKIAVSTFILTSINLISSFLIGNIYYVDRPFVNNKVNLLYPHVKDASFPSDHSIGTMSIALGLTRYNKVISFLLTVLSVMVGFSRVYVGHHYPMDVIGAYIIAFGVSYVYNLKLRNKVESLYEAVERKLVFRFGLGKLYEEI
- a CDS encoding DedA family protein, translating into MGITVSYFLGRVLEVKFIEKYGRYIHMDKSRLDKISTWFDRYGNKLLVMAYFIPGIRHVTGYFSGISKLSYKKFAANAYMGALIWTTTFISLGRVFGVDFQKYHLLIKKYSLIGTLVVITAIIFVYIYRAYKEDSFKIAIFK
- a CDS encoding DedA family protein, whose amino-acid sequence is MLKGILVICEVKKLGLIVELFNNYGYIVLMVALILELIAFPLPGEAIMTYCGYVIYEGKMNFIFSILIATI
- a CDS encoding response regulator transcription factor, whose protein sequence is MKDFKILLVEDEKQMSMFIEMELTHEGYEVDVAYDGRDALRKAENSDYSLILIDIMIPSLNGIEVCRRIRQFSDVPIIMLTAKSDVPDKVLGLDAGANDYLTKPFAIEELLARIRVYTREKTQKNVLDEIKVKDILMDNKIHQVWRDGKEIELTKKEYDLLKVLLINKNIVLTREQLIEKVWGYDYVGDTNIVDVFIRYLRSKIDDGFEDKAITTIRGVGYIIKGE
- a CDS encoding spore coat protein; translation: MNGLIETLTGMDKMTDQVIATDFLISAKSGVQNYAVAITETTSPEVRLVLRKQLEDAIVTHDKISNYMMEKGYYHAYNMQEQLKVDINTTDVALNLVKKFK
- a CDS encoding sensor histidine kinase, coding for MNFKIVKNAKISIKLTIVYAFMFCVVLLLLNASILYGVKYHLYRQADKEIEDIQTIVLNKVTLQNEKIDLSDSELFLEIPFKENISIRIIQQDGKVLNSTKKFPYDVEEFQLNAKSSQNKEKHIEDKEKHLVYKNVRFESKAYGIVFFQIVKDMGNEYDFMKILFAVMAIADFIGIIVSIILGYMVSKRMLKPIDNIIETAENISINNLKERIDIKGPNDELKRLASTFNNMIDRLQASFNRQVQFVSDASHELRTPITVIQGYANLLDRWGKDDRKALEKSIYAIKLEASNMANLVEKLLFLARGDSGTQLIEKKEFLLNELIDEVVKETEMIEEGHLISNKKNEFVRIVADYNMIKQMLRVFIDNSLKFTPKNGNIDISSEVKGTMVEITVSDTGIGIPEDEVENIFDRFYIVDKSRSKEKGGTGLGLSIAKWIIDMHNGTINLESEEGKGTKIIVGLNIKNNNLK